Proteins encoded together in one Scheffersomyces stipitis CBS 6054 chromosome 5, complete sequence window:
- the SOR4 gene encoding sorbitol dehydrogenase (sorbitol dehydrogenase (ADH) [BACTERIAL]~go_function alcohol dehydrogenase activity, zinc-dependent; zinc ion binding), protein MSIPETMKAIVFHGPGDIRTETRPTPVIEEPSDVILKVKFSGLCGTDLHSYRGHIKGPIGTIIGHEFVGEVVARGADISDSVFTIGEDVLSTFTIQCGQCWYCKHGYSGQCDVTNTFGKVGLNGGQSEYVRVPFAKSTLVKKPQNNDGIDDSVYVLMADIFITGYYGVKKIRDFLSTKPAVGIEAQEFKDVTILQLGVGPVGLCALRVLKHFGFTKVVCVDSVPSRLEEAKRLGAYKAINFETDKTSLEEFIRNETGNVGFDAVLEVVGASSAVKTAYDSVRRNGFISSLGMGHEPLPFNGLDCYLKNINISFGRCHCWSLFPEALEVFESMKADFASFIDYTTGLDGAKEAFELFDKHKVNKVVFDLTK, encoded by the coding sequence ATGAGTATTCCAGAAACAATGAAGGCAATTGTGTTCCATGGGCCAGGGGACATCCGCACAGAGACCAGGCCAACTCCAGTTATCGAAGAGCCATCGGATGTGATCTTAAAGGTGAAGTTCTCTGGATTATGCGGTACTGATTTGCACAGCTACAGAGGCCATATCAAGGGTCCAATTGGAACTATTATTGGCCATGAGTTTGTAGGAGAAGTTGTAGCTCGTGGAGCAGACATATCCGATTCGGTCTTTACTATTGGCGAAGATGTTCTTAGCACATTCACGATTCAATGTGGACAATGCTGGTATTGTAAGCATGGATACTCCGGTCAATGCGATGTAACCAATACATTTGGTAAGGTTGGATTAAATGGTGGACAATCTGAGTATGTAAGGGTTCCGTTTGCCAAATCTACATTGGTAAAAAAGCCACAGAACAACGACGGCATTGATGATTCTGTGTATGTACTCATGGCTGATATCTTTATCACTGGGTATTACGGTGTTAAAAAGATCCGCGATTTCTTGAGCACAAAGCCAGCAGTGGGTATTGAAGCGCAGGAGTTTAAGGACGTGACCATCTTGCAATTGGGGGTAGGTCCCGTTGGATTGTGTGCTTTGAGAGTGTTGAAGCACTTCGGATTTACGAAAGTGGTGTGCGTGGACAGTGTTCCTTCGAGATTGGAAGAGGCAAAGAGGCTAGGAGCATACAAGGCGATCAATTTCGAGACTGACAAGACTCTGCTTGAAGAATTTATCAGAAACGAGACTGGTAATGTGGGATTTGATGCAGTATTGGAAGTAGTGGGAGCATCTTCAGCTGTGAAGACAGCCTACGACTCTGTTCGTCGTAACGGGTTCATTTCCTCGTTGGGAATGGGTCACGAGCCTCTTCCGTTCAACGGCCTCGATTGCTACTTAAAGAACATCAATATCTCCTTTGGAAGATGTCACTGCTGGTCTTTGTTCCCTGAAGCCTTAGAAGTGTTCGAATCTATGAAGGCAGACTTTGCTAGTTTTATAGACTACACAACTGGACTCGATGGGGCTAAAGAGGCATTTGAGTTGTTTGACAAGCATAAGGTGAACAAGGTCGTGTTTGACTTGACGAAGTAG
- a CDS encoding predicted protein — protein sequence MVPLPSLEELEVDFKSLVVMSNSVEGTPENESGDKESWSDELTEPNSSATSPRIDPNIVLYSHIAFLYEQRKFYELLASIPNINTNSSLPSEIHLMLACTLFRLGRITGGLREMSLAIELEPIYYKREKYIKTLSQFFNKIGMKEEAVSCFGEIIHMAKAEALKKNDGEHGQQMSLKLRRYQEELEALLRGDDEEEVVMVVEDCSNLSLVEQAKRYLSANGMIPKMSMVTDCMAVSDLLGKANKALEEWNDEVDKRPASDILNWIFDAVKYLAPLSLFDEVYQILPLLETFMNWEMCRFPEIDYGMDPIKFARKLRTWGISNKTGIRSLCCIIVKHKVVMAHIEYYKKNYSAAIIHFTWVFKVMKRLERTVPIIQTPVGCLSLETKQVVLLYLCNCYCLDPAYSNSKLPHVITQMATLESPPDSTYGRSCKYFTFLGYAYEKLAYNEAQSIMIWKNGTGTSAFRLKQSHIMDMLRKYILATANGLDDDPSVLEVYDRIIWGILVHGGIHLRTLWFFIVLKNYFYLEFDFGCFQLSKGHRYLQFEINRILDFFVNGWEIVDKCKDLCSDIEGFESDDIWNVDHGNLYLIPQIYVTSKSLVLMNEQYDDRLDVNSFVYMSKYQIKPKIKSCFKRTKETSIYKERIDASQELIHLWCTAYREHHHTIPGIISDLVV from the exons ATGGTCCCCTTACCAAGTCTAGAGGAGTTAGAAGTCGACTTCAAGAGTCTTGTAGTGATGTCAAATTCAGTAGAAGGTACACCTGAAAATGAGCTGGGCGACAAAGAATCCTGGAGCGACGAACTTACTGAGCCCAATTCCAGCGCCACTAGTCCCCGTATTGACCCTAACATTGTTCTCTACAGTCATATTGCATTTCTCTACGAGCAGAGGAAATTTTATGAGCTTCTTGCTTCCATTCCAAATATCAATACCAACAGTCTGTTACCACTGGAGATCCATTTAATGCTTGCCTGTACTCTTTTTAGGCTCGGAAGAATCACGGGTGGATTAAGGGAGATGTCCTTGGCTATTGAGTTGGAACCTATCTATTACAAAAGAGAGAAATATATCAAGACACTCagtcaattcttcaacaaaattgGCATGAAGGAAGAAGCTGTGTCTTGTTTTGGAGAGATCATCCATATGGCCAAAGCTGAGGCTCTAAAAAAAAATGACGGTGAACATGGGCAGCAGATGAGTCTAAAGCTCAGAAGataccaagaagaattggaagccTTGTTAAGAggagatgatgaagaagaagt AGTTAtggttgttgaagattgtTCAAATCTCAGCTTGGTAGAACAAGCAAAACGGTACCTTTCAGCTAATGGAATGATTCCAAAAATGTCCATGGTTACTGATTGTATGGCAGTACTGGACTTATTGGGAAAAGCTAATAAAGCTTTGGAAGAATGGAATGACGAAGTAGACAAACGACCTGCAAGTGATATCTTGAACTGGATATTTGATGCCGTGAAGTATCTTGCTCCACTAAGCTTGTTCGATGAGGTTTACCAGATTCTACCGTTGTTGGAGACATTTATGAATTGGGAGATGTGCCGATTCCCTGAAATTGATTACGGTATGGACCCGATTAAGTTTGCCAGGAAACTCAGAACTTGGGGTATATCTAACAAGACTGGCATTCGTAGTTTGTGCTGTATAATAGTAAAGCATAAAGTAGTAATGGCACATATCGAgtactacaagaagaactactCTGCTGCTATAATTCACTTTACTTGGGTCTTCAAGGTGATGAAACGTCTTGAGAGAACAGTGCCCATTATCCAAACCCCAGTTGGTTGTCTAAGTTTGGAAACCAAGCAAGTGGTCTTACTTTACTTGTGCAATTGTTATTGCTTGGATCCAGCATATTCGAACTCGAAGCTCCCGCATGTCATTACCCAGATGGCCACACTCGAGAGCCCTCCCGACTCAACATACGGCCGTAGTTGTAAGTACTTCACTTTCCTTGGATACGCTTATGAAAAACTAGCCTACAACGAAGCCCAAAGTATTatgatttggaagaatggAACTGGGACAAGTGCTTTCAGGTTGAAACAGAGTCACATTATGGATATGCTCAGGAAATACATCCTCGCCACAGCAAACGGCCTAGATGATGACCCCTcagtacttgaagtttATGATAGGATAATATGGGggattcttgttcatgGAGGTATTCATCTCAGAACCCTTTGGTTCTTCATTGTGTTGAAAAACTATTTCTATCTTGAGTTCGATTTTGGGTGTTTTCAATTATCAAAGGGACATAGATACCTTCAATTTGAGATTAATCGgatccttgatttcttcgtcaacgGATGGGAGATAGTTGACAAATGCAAGGATCTCTGTTCAGATATCGAAGGATTCGAAAGCGATGACATCTGGAATGTCGACCATGGCAATCTCTACTTAATCCCTCAAATCTATGTGACTCTGAAGAGCCTTGTTCTTATGAACGAACAATATGACGACAGACTAGATGTCAATTCATTTGTCTATATGTCCAAATATCAGATTAAACCAAAGATCAAGTCATGCTTCAAAAGAACGAAAGAGACATCTATATACAAGGAACGTATAGATGCCAGTCAGGAGTTGATTCATCTCTGGTGTACTGCTTATCGGGAACATCATCATACCATTCCCGGAATTATCTCTGATTTAGTTGTTTAG
- a CDS encoding predicted protein, with protein NTWLFSEESFLAQSPSRVQYKMSVSQELKTRESVHDFLIRLGQALKLDARTILAATIYVNRYYMRMPITSSKYYVASAAIAISCKLNDTYRQPDKIALHACNIKNPHPSRPVDEQSDMFWRWRDQLLFREELILKTLNFDLNVDLPYSIRDELLDNDNTEEPDTRKSDIIKNTVSLIEMLSSLPILVAFDMETVFGTALLIVTKEAATKFKEPKLSLPKYYLRIHLRVDSSMCYECYSYILKLLKFSEKDPQCHSNKQLVKRLHTVDKQTFATIAGESEDETE; from the exons AACACCTGGTTATTTCTGGAAGAATCATTTCTAGCCCAACTGCCCAGCAGGGTCCAGTACAAAATGCTGGTATCGCAAGAGCTTAAGACTCGAGAGCTGGTGCATGACTTTCTTATTCGGTTGGGACAGGCTCTCAAATTGGATGCCAGAACCATTTTGGCTGCTACCATCTATGTGAATCGTTACTATATGCGCATGCCTATAACTTCATCCAAGTACTATGTGGCCTCAGCAGCCATAGCTATCTCGTGTAAATTGAACGACACATATCGTCAGCCAGATAAAATCGCCTTGCATGCTTGTAATATTAAAAATCCGCATCCTTCACGGCCTGTAGACGAACAGAGTGATATGTTCTGGCGTTGGCGAGATCAGCTTTTGTTCCGTGAAGAGCTCATTCTCAAGACTTTGAACTTTGACTTGAACGTCGATCTTCCGTATAGCATTCGAGATGAGCTACTTGATAACGATAATACAGAGGAGCCAGACACG AGAAAATCGGACATAATCAAGAATACGGTATCACTCATCGAAATGCTTTCGTCCTTGCCTATACTTGTGGCATTTGACATGGAAACCGTTTTTGGAACAGCTCTTCTTATAGTTACGAAGGAAGCGGCCACTAAGTTCAAGGAGCCCAAACTTTCACTCCCCAAGTACTATCTCAGAATTCATCTTAGAGTAGACTCTTCCATGTGCTACGAATGCTACCTGTAcatattgaagttgttgaagttcagcGAAAAGGATCCACAGTGCCACAGCAATAAACAGCTTGTCAAACGGTTGCACACTGTAGACAAACAGACATTTGCAACAATTGCCGGCGAACTGGAAGACGAAACGGAATAA
- a CDS encoding predicted protein: MPEQRSYMHLVRPNVAAPGAPAANGPSTVKIQAPALFQILEIVSKQVLYTDKRIIGTLLGSRSDDLSEFEIKHAFMVPCNETGDSVTIEDHTHKTLYQLYKKAHPKDAVLGWFGSSSTIDNTTGLIHDFYSKGSDRAYPYPAIYLNVDYLKDNRISEPKLSTYIGAAVGKPVSGVQLGWKANINNYIFTPIPNEVISSSVTEKIALNNLREKSVNTASFVLDSAEDASFLSAQLEAVTSNIDKLLAEISNVDNSDANLDLLRLLSNNLLNKPQLLTNLPELERLFSAHNQDVTLIEYLTKVIKEQIELSARLTATAEAEKKY, translated from the coding sequence ATGCCAGAGCAGAGATCTTATATGCACTTGGTCAGACCCAACGTGGCTGCCCCAGGTGCTCCTGCCGCCAACGGCCCACTGACCGTCAAGATCCAGGCTCCAGCccttttccaaatcttgGAAATAGTTTCCAAGCAAGTTCTCTACACAGACAAGCGTATTATCGGTACTCTTTTAGGATCCCGTTCAGACGACTTATCTGAGTTCGAAATCAAGCATGCCTTCATGGTGCCCTGCAATGAGACAGGAGATTCCGTCACCATCGAAGATCACACACACAAGACATTATACCAGTTATACAAGAAGGCTCATCCCAAGGATGCCGTGTTGGGTTGGTTCGGCTCTTCCAGCACGATTGACAACACCACTGGCTTGATCCACGACTTTTACTCCAAGGGATCCGATAGAGCATATCCTTACCCAGCCATATACTTGAATGTCGACTACTTGAAAGACAACCGTATTTCCGAACCAAAGTTGTCCACCTATATTGGTGCTGCTGTAGGAAAGCCAGTCAGTGGAGTCCAGTTGGGCTGGAAGGcaaacatcaacaactaCATCTTCACGCCTATTCCCAATGAAGTGATAAGCAGCTCCGTCACCGAAAAGATAGCGTTGAACAATTTAAGGGAAAAGTCCGTCAACACCGCTTCTTTCGTGTTGGACTCAGCCGAGGACGCATCTTTCTTGTCGGCTCAGTTGGAAGCTGTGACCTCCAACATTGACAAATTGCTTGCTGAGATTCTGAACGTAGACAATTCTGATGCCAACCTCgacttgttgagattgttgagcaacaacttgttgaacaagccACAACTTTTGACCAACTTGCCTGAGTTGGAAAGACTCTTCAGTGCCCACAACCAGGACGTGACTTTGATCGAGTACTTGACCAAGGTCATCAAGGAACAGATCGAGTTGAGTGCCAGATTGACAGCCACTGCCGAGGCCGAAAAGAAGTACTAG